Proteins encoded within one genomic window of Litoribacterium kuwaitense:
- a CDS encoding MerR family transcriptional regulator, with the protein MYSIGKFSKICNIPVKTLRYYSEIGLLNPSYIDPVTNYRYYNYDKIQISKKIKLLKSCQFSLATIKEFIESPDHTQWQSILEHKMDELNNQKEQISQQIEELSRLKAKIEKEASIIPGPLVSSCFMEHRQEVLVYTIREKINVTFIDQLVKKLFDRIYAFNLEVTGKHMAIFHELDLDQKEVDVEFLIPIKGTSQKEDCAVLKGGTYACLTVKGPYSELGVGYERLIHWVNKQHLTPVGKAIEIYDIGLVSSKFNMKDIQPDLNKHPSEFVTKICIRVIKNDEDSQN; encoded by the coding sequence ATGTACTCTATCGGAAAATTTTCTAAAATATGTAACATACCTGTGAAAACATTACGCTATTATAGTGAAATTGGTTTGCTCAATCCTTCTTATATAGATCCTGTAACAAACTATCGGTATTATAACTATGACAAAATTCAAATCAGTAAAAAGATAAAGCTGCTAAAAAGCTGTCAATTTTCCTTAGCTACAATTAAGGAATTTATTGAGAGCCCTGATCACACACAATGGCAAAGCATATTAGAACATAAAATGGATGAGCTTAACAATCAAAAAGAACAGATTTCTCAACAAATAGAAGAGCTGAGCCGGTTAAAAGCAAAAATTGAAAAAGAAGCTTCTATCATTCCAGGTCCTCTTGTATCTAGCTGTTTTATGGAACACCGACAGGAAGTACTGGTCTATACGATACGTGAGAAAATCAACGTGACATTTATTGATCAGCTCGTCAAAAAGTTATTTGACCGGATTTATGCTTTTAATCTCGAAGTTACAGGAAAGCACATGGCGATCTTTCATGAGCTAGATTTAGATCAAAAAGAGGTAGATGTAGAATTTCTTATACCAATCAAAGGTACGAGCCAGAAAGAAGATTGTGCGGTCTTAAAAGGGGGCACATACGCATGTTTAACGGTGAAAGGCCCTTATTCAGAATTAGGTGTAGGGTATGAGAGATTAATCCATTGGGTGAACAAGCAGCATCTAACCCCCGTTGGAAAAGCGATCGAGATTTACGACATAGGGCTTGTTTCGTCCAAATTTAATATGAAAGACATTCAACCAGACTTAAACAAACATCCCTCCGAGTTCGTCACCAAAATATGTATCCGGGTCATCAAGAACGATGAGGACAGCCAAAATTAA